The following are from one region of the Salvia hispanica cultivar TCC Black 2014 chromosome 1, UniMelb_Shisp_WGS_1.0, whole genome shotgun sequence genome:
- the LOC125201177 gene encoding uncharacterized protein LOC125201177 isoform X1 yields the protein MEPQPPPPPSSSATSPRPPLSPPKIRLMCSYGGHIVPRPHDKSLHYAAGETRIVAVDRRSTASSLSLLSAHLSRTLFGNRPFLLKYQLPDEDLDSLISVVSDEDLANMLEEHDRISPPARIRLFLFAVKPESLGSALLGPKSETWFSDALRSTGVLQKGQSADCGLLIGVGPDLEAPVESFSNSGGGGESKAGAESLVLETNSSFGSTCSSFSTSNSPPIAIADEKGLNSLDRKNRVPSSASLESDNSGGSSAAPQKTGVSQEPLIQVGPELSSEAPVSDPLIDMAGQKPVQVLRYPLPQVQEGMKQQHDTPLIQGGVQYMPQYAGPVPISPYYPLYQMPMHPQHVSSHPNQPYPIYLVPMRPPQYQNIPMVCSTIDANTVTPPSLPPLHPKTAAIPQPVGHKEVFGGQTSESATYCSIPASAQLVNIPSNQGQLVVGSLEHQIPSESAIPVPVVSATGGSEFDEEIAYNQIYKTQPSAPILPSHYQTMTKGTTTFPEPSVHAK from the exons atgGAGCCCcagcctccgccgccgccctcctcctccgccaccTCTCCTCGGCCACCTCTTTCGCCCCCCAAAATCCGCCTAATGTGCAGCTACGGCGGCCACATAGTCCCGCGCCCCCACGACAAATCACTCCACTACGCCGCCGGCGAAACCCGCATCGTCGCCGTCGACCGCCGATCCACCGCCTCCTCACTCTCCCTGCTCTCCGCGCACCTCTCCCGCACGCTCTTCGGCAACCGCCCCTTCCTCCTCAAGTACCAGCTCCCCGACGAGGACCTCGATTCCCTAATCTCCGTCGTCTCCGACGAGGATCTCGCCAACATGCTCGAGGAGCACGATCGGATCTCTCCGCCTGCCCGCATCAGGCTGTTTCTGTTCGCCGTCAAGCCGGAGTCCCTCGGCTCCGCGCTGCTCGGCCCTAAGTCGGAGACGTGGTTCAGCGACGCGCTCAGGAGTACGGGGGTTTTGCAGAAGGGGCAATCGGCGGATTGTGGCCTTCTGATCGGCGTTGGACCGGATTTGGAAGCTCCGGTTGAGAGTTTCAGCAAtagcggcggcggaggggagAGTAAAGCGGGGGCGGAGTCATTGGTTTTGGAGACGAATTCGTCGTTTGGCTCTACTTGTTCGTCCTTTTCCACATCGAATTCTCCGCCGATTGCGATTGCGGATGAAAAGGGTTTGAATTCGCTTGACCGGAAGAATAGAGTGCCGTCTTCAGCCTCTTTAGAAAG TGATAACAGTGGTGGAAGTTCGGCTGCTCCTCAAAAGACCGGAGTCTCCCAAGAGCCGCTGATTCAGGTTGGTCCGGAATTATCATCAGAAGCTCCCGTCTCCGACCCTTTAATTGATATGGCAGGGCAAAAACCAGTTCAAGTTCTTCGATATCCTTTACCTCAGGTGCAGGAGGGTATGAAGCAACAGCACGACACACCCTTAATTCAAGGAGGGGTGCAGTATATGCCTCAGTATGCAGGTCCAGTGCCAATTTCTCCTTACTATCCCTTATATCAAATGCCAATGCACCCACAGCATGTATCTTCTCATCCAAATCAACCATACCCGATATATCTGGTGCCCATGAGACCACCTCAATACCAAAATATCCCAATGGTATGTAGCACCATTGATGCAAATACAGTTACTCCTCCGAGCCTACCACCCTTGCATCCAAAGACTGCTGCTATTCCTCAACCTGTGGGCCATAAAGAAGTATTTGGAGGTCAAACATCCGAGTCAGCCACTTACTGCAGTATCCCAGCTTCGGCACAACTAGTTAATATCCCCTCTAATCAAGGCCAACTAGTTGTAGGGTCTCTAGAGCACCAGATTCCCTCAGAATCGGCTATACCTGTGCCGGTAGTCTCTGCTACTGGGGGCAGTgaatttgatgaagaaattgCATACAACCAAATATACAAAACTCAGCCTTCAGCGCCGATATTGCCCTCTCATTACCAGACAATGACTAAGGGAACAACAACATTTCCCGAGCCTTCGGTGCATGCAAAGTAA
- the LOC125201177 gene encoding uncharacterized protein LOC125201177 isoform X2 has product MEPQPPPPPSSSATSPRPPLSPPKIRLMCSYGGHIVPRPHDKSLHYAAGETRIVAVDRRSTASSLSLLSAHLSRTLFGNRPFLLKYQLPDEDLDSLISVVSDEDLANMLEEHDRISPPARIRLFLFAVKPESLGSALLGPKSETWFSDALRSTGVLQKGQSADCGLLIGVGPDLEAPVESFSNSGGGGESKAGAESLVLETNSSFGSTCSSFSTSNSPPIAIADEKGLNSLDRKNRVPSSASLESDNSGGSSAAPQKTGVSQEPLIQVQEGMKQQHDTPLIQGGVQYMPQYAGPVPISPYYPLYQMPMHPQHVSSHPNQPYPIYLVPMRPPQYQNIPMVCSTIDANTVTPPSLPPLHPKTAAIPQPVGHKEVFGGQTSESATYCSIPASAQLVNIPSNQGQLVVGSLEHQIPSESAIPVPVVSATGGSEFDEEIAYNQIYKTQPSAPILPSHYQTMTKGTTTFPEPSVHAK; this is encoded by the exons atgGAGCCCcagcctccgccgccgccctcctcctccgccaccTCTCCTCGGCCACCTCTTTCGCCCCCCAAAATCCGCCTAATGTGCAGCTACGGCGGCCACATAGTCCCGCGCCCCCACGACAAATCACTCCACTACGCCGCCGGCGAAACCCGCATCGTCGCCGTCGACCGCCGATCCACCGCCTCCTCACTCTCCCTGCTCTCCGCGCACCTCTCCCGCACGCTCTTCGGCAACCGCCCCTTCCTCCTCAAGTACCAGCTCCCCGACGAGGACCTCGATTCCCTAATCTCCGTCGTCTCCGACGAGGATCTCGCCAACATGCTCGAGGAGCACGATCGGATCTCTCCGCCTGCCCGCATCAGGCTGTTTCTGTTCGCCGTCAAGCCGGAGTCCCTCGGCTCCGCGCTGCTCGGCCCTAAGTCGGAGACGTGGTTCAGCGACGCGCTCAGGAGTACGGGGGTTTTGCAGAAGGGGCAATCGGCGGATTGTGGCCTTCTGATCGGCGTTGGACCGGATTTGGAAGCTCCGGTTGAGAGTTTCAGCAAtagcggcggcggaggggagAGTAAAGCGGGGGCGGAGTCATTGGTTTTGGAGACGAATTCGTCGTTTGGCTCTACTTGTTCGTCCTTTTCCACATCGAATTCTCCGCCGATTGCGATTGCGGATGAAAAGGGTTTGAATTCGCTTGACCGGAAGAATAGAGTGCCGTCTTCAGCCTCTTTAGAAAG TGATAACAGTGGTGGAAGTTCGGCTGCTCCTCAAAAGACCGGAGTCTCCCAAGAGCCGCTGATTCAG GTGCAGGAGGGTATGAAGCAACAGCACGACACACCCTTAATTCAAGGAGGGGTGCAGTATATGCCTCAGTATGCAGGTCCAGTGCCAATTTCTCCTTACTATCCCTTATATCAAATGCCAATGCACCCACAGCATGTATCTTCTCATCCAAATCAACCATACCCGATATATCTGGTGCCCATGAGACCACCTCAATACCAAAATATCCCAATGGTATGTAGCACCATTGATGCAAATACAGTTACTCCTCCGAGCCTACCACCCTTGCATCCAAAGACTGCTGCTATTCCTCAACCTGTGGGCCATAAAGAAGTATTTGGAGGTCAAACATCCGAGTCAGCCACTTACTGCAGTATCCCAGCTTCGGCACAACTAGTTAATATCCCCTCTAATCAAGGCCAACTAGTTGTAGGGTCTCTAGAGCACCAGATTCCCTCAGAATCGGCTATACCTGTGCCGGTAGTCTCTGCTACTGGGGGCAGTgaatttgatgaagaaattgCATACAACCAAATATACAAAACTCAGCCTTCAGCGCCGATATTGCCCTCTCATTACCAGACAATGACTAAGGGAACAACAACATTTCCCGAGCCTTCGGTGCATGCAAAGTAA